From the Brassica napus cultivar Da-Ae chromosome A8, Da-Ae, whole genome shotgun sequence genome, one window contains:
- the LOC106349570 gene encoding F-box/LRR-repeat protein At2g40920-like yields the protein MKRRRLQQREIPNDVVMEEIRGRLPAKSLMRFKCVSKVWSSLISSRYFSNRFLTVPTRPRPRIYMCLQDNNDYSNSVTLSLALDTTNPNRFVVDHNLTSPRVGGYVLQNLCGFMCYSFISKPRIYNPATRQLVTLPAPIKSQTEEDAYGYYFGYDPVIDQYNVLWSTGVYVKHLGEIRSEHRVFVLKAGREGSWKKASPTAPDFLPHIPAKRGMCIDGVIYYMGWTGRYNLVLVSFHIRSRDFKMIQVPRRDGDEVLLRMKNVSLIEYGGKVTIIDQTNLREKGKLDLWAVEDAGNKNSWSRKTMVLQSSQLHLVINNITIYNMKGTTHDNKVFFIPEDMFSPFHILSYDLGSNDMTKIEIKGIPDHWFSIDKSTVNVMLMDQSESLVYLET from the coding sequence atgaagagaagaagactgcagcagagggagattcCTAATGATGTGGTGATGGAGGAGATCCGTGGGAGACTGCCGGCAAAATCTCTGATGAGATTCAAGTGTGTGTCAAAGGTTTGGTCATCGCTTATCAGCTCACGATATTTCAGCAACCGTTTTCTCACAGTCCCAACCAGACCTCGTCCTCGGATTTACATGTGTTTGCAGGATAACAATGACTACAGTAACTCTGTAACACTATCATTGGCTCTAGACACTACTAATCCTAATCGCTTTGTGGTTGACCACAATCTGACCAGCCCTCGGGTGGGAGGCTACGTCTTACAAAATCTTTGTGGCTTCATGTGCTACTCCTTTATAAGCAAGCCGCGGATCTATAACCCTGCCACCCGACAACTTGTCACCTTACCTGCCCCCATCAAATCCCAAACAGAAGAAGACGCATACGGTTACTATTTTGGATATGACCCAGTTATCGACCAGTACAATGTTCTCTGGTCAACTGGTGTCTACGTGAAACATTTGGGAGAGATAAGGTCAGAGCATCGGGTCTTTGTCCTAAAAGCTGGAAGAGAAGGTTCCTGGAAAAAGGCGTCTCCAACTGCACCAGACTTTCTTCCTCACATTCCGGCCAAAAGAGGAATGTGTATTGATGGGGTTATATATTACATGGGTTGGACTGGTAGGTATAATTTAGTGCTTGTGAGCTTCCACATTAGATCCAGAGACTTCAAAATGATCCAAGTACCTCGTAGGGACGGAGATGAAGTGCTTCTAAGGATGAAGAATGTGAGTCTTATAGAGTATGGTGGCAAAGTAACTATCATTGACCAAACCAATCTTAGGGAAAAGGGTAAGCTTGATTTATGGGCTGTGGAAGATGCTGGGAACAAGAACAGCTGGTCAAGGAAAACTATGGTTTTGCAGTCTTCGCAGCTACATTTGGTTATTAATAACATAACTATATACAACATGAAAGGTACAACTCACGATAACAAGGTTTTCTTTATACCAGAGGATATGTTTTCTCCCTTTCACATTCTCTCTTATGACCTTGGAAGCAATGATATGACAAAGATCGAAATAAAAGGAATACCGGACCACTGGTTTAGTATTGATAAATCGACCGTTAACGTGATGTTGATGGATCAGAGTGAGAGTCTCGTGTACTTGGAGACTTGA